AGGTCTCTCCGTTGAAGGGAAAGCCTACCTGGCGAAGATCCTGAATTCTGCGCTTGGAAAAGATAAAGCGCGTCGAATTTTGAGTTCTCTGAACACTTCCGAGAACGCGGGGTTTGAAACCTTAAAATCCATGGATCCGGCCTCGATCGCCAACATGCTGACCTATGAACATCCACAAACCAGTGCGCTTCTTCTCTCCAATCTGGAGTCTGACCAGTCCGGACAAGTGTTGGCTCTTTTGCCGGCTCACAAGCGGGATGCCATCGTCTATCGGATGGCGACGACGGAGGAAGTTTCCCCCAACATGCTGGAAGAATTAAACGGCGTGTTGCAGGACGAACTGCGCGCAGGCTCCTCCAAAAATGCCGTGGCCGTGGGCGGTACCGGCTTAGTCGCTGAAATCCTCAATACCGTGAAACGAAACGTCGAAGGTGAAATCATGTCGGCCTTAGAGGAGAAAAATGCTGAAATCGCAGAAGAGATACGGTCGAAAATGTTCGTCTTCGAAGATCTCGAGGATATTGATGATCGTGGCATGCAGGAAGTCTTGCGGGATGTGAGCAAAGAAGAATTAATCCTGGCGCTTAAGGCCGTGGACGATGTCTTGAAGGAAAAATTCTTTAAGAACATGTCCAGTCGCGCTGCAGAATCCTTGAAGGAAGATATGGAAAGCCGTGGTCCGGTCAAGCTGAGTGATGTGGAAGCCGCCCAGCAAAACATCCTGAAAATCGTGCAGAAAATGGCATCGGAAGGTCGTGTCGTTCTTGGAGGTAAAGGTGAAGAGCAAATGGTCTAAGGTGATCAAGTCCGAGACGCATGGGTTGGCCGTTCACGCATTCGAGATGACGGAGCTGATTCCGTTGCTGCCCAGGGAGATGGCCCAACGTCTGACTCAATACGACGAGGAAGAGGATCGTGAGCCGCCTCATGATTGTTCCGCTCTTCAACGACAAGCATTTGAGGCTGGGAAAGACGAAGGGAAAAGAGAAGGGACAGCTGAATGCCGAGAAGAGGTTCATCGAGAAATGCAGCGCGCGCTCGGTTTGGTCAAGCAAGTTGAAGAGGCCAAGGTCACGCTCTTGCGGCAGGTTGAGGGCGATTTACTTACGCTGGCCTTTGCCATCGCTAAGAAAGTGATCCATCGCGAAACCCAGATGGATCATCATATCGTCGCTGAACAGGTTCGACGGATTGTTCAGCATCTGTCGACAGCAAGCCATGTCCGTATACTGGCTCATCCGGACGAAGTTGAATCTTTGAAGACATTGCAATCCACATTGGTCGATCAGAATGGTGAAACGCCTACTATTCGAATCGAAGCTGACGCGACTGTCGGTATGGGAGGCTGTATCCTTCAGACCGATGGTCTGTATATCGATGCCACGATCCAGCAGCAGCTTGAGGTAATCGGGCAAGCACTCGAGTTGCAAAGCGAGCCACATGAATCTTCCCTGCCTGCTTCCTCTTCTTAACGACATTCATCCCGTGACGATATACGGGAAAGTTGTGAATGCGATTGGACTGACCATCGAAGGGACCGGTCCCCATGTGGCACTCGGACAGAATTGTCGAATCCTGAACCGAGCGGGAGCGACGGTGACCGAAGCGGAAGTGGTAGGCTTTCGACACAACCGTGTCATGCTTATGCCGTTCGGGGAAATGCAGGGAATAGGCCCAGGCGACAAGATTCGTTATGACTGTCGGCCCTCGCGAGTCGAGGTTGGCCCTGGCCTCCTAGGCCGCGTATTGGATGGATTGGGCCGGCCGATCGATGGTCGTGGTCCGATTCCGTTCGTTGAAACCTATTCGTTGACAGGGAACATTCCGAGCCCTCTTGAACGTGATCGAATCTCCCAGCCCATGGATCTCGGTATCCGTTCCATGAATGCCTTATCGACTTGTGGCGTCGGGCAAAAGCTTGGAATTTTTGCGGGAAGTGGAGTGGGGAAAAGTGTGTTATTGGGCATGATCAGTCGTCATGCTACCGCCGATATTAACGTGATTGCCCTTATCGGTGAACGTGGAAGAGAGGTGAAGGAATTCATCGAACGAGAACTGGGGCAAGAAAGTTTACAGCGATCCATCGTGATCGCCGCCACCTCGGATCAATCTCCATTGGTACGGTTGCGCGGTGCGTCGATCGCTACCGCCATCGCTGAATATTTCCGTGATCAGGGCAGGCATGTCTTGTTGATGATGGATTCTGTCACGCGGTTGGCTCATGCTCAGCGAGAAATCGGTCTGGCTGTCGGTGAGCCTCCGACCGCCAAGGGGTATCCTCCGTCGGTGTTTCATCTGTTGCCCAAAATCTTGGAGAGGGTTGGCCCGGCTCGGGGGGGATCAATTACCGGACTGTACACTGTGTTAGTCGATGGTGACGACTTGACCGATCCGATTGCCGACGCGGTACGTGCCATCTTGGATGGCCATATCGTGTTGTCCAGAAGTCTGGCCTCTCAGGGGCATTTCCCCGCCATAGACGTTCTCGGCAGTCTGAGTCGCGTGATGTCGGATGTGGTTTCTTCCGAGCATGTGGATGCTGCGAGGGCCTTTCTGGAGATCATGGCGGTGTATAAAAATTCAGAAGAACTTATCAACCTTGGCGCTTATCAACCAGGAAGCAACAGGAAACTCGATGTCGCCATCGCGATGCATGAACCCTTTCAAGAGTTTTTAGCGCAGAAACGGGATGTACGAATAGGTCTTGCTGCAAGTCTGGAGAATCTTCGGCAGGTCTTACAGCACGCCAGGAAGATGGCCTCTGGAAAAATGAAGGGAACTCCTTAGTCATGAACTGGTCAACACTCTTGCGATTTCGGAAACAAGTTGAAGATGTCATTCGGGAAGAAGTGGTAATGGCCGAACTGGAGCAATCTCGAGAGGAAACCAAAACGGCTCAACTACGGTCTGAAATGAATCGCCTATCGGAGGATATCGATCGGAGTCTTCGGACCGGAATCAGTACTATTTTCCTCGAACAACGATTCAGGTGGCTCGAAGAGAGTGGGAGTGCTTTGGAAGTTCAGGCGAACTGTATGCAAGAGTGGAATCGAAAACTGGCTGAATTACGAAAACGCCTCAAGGCCGCCTATCACGCTCGACGAATCGTGGAAATCGTTATCGAGAAAAAAGAAACCGCCTACATGCGAAAACTGGCCAGGGATGAACAGATGCTGATGGAGGAGGTGACCGCGCATAAATATGCGGATGTGATGGTCAATGAATGACAGGGGAGGAGCCGAAGTGCGAGGAGGAAAAGATGTAGGGGTTCTCTGTGGCTATCCAAAACACGACATGAGGAATAGGCATGAAGACATTTCAGGAACGCACAGGACAAGATCGTGTCAGGATCGATGTTGAACAGATCCGGCGTGAGTATCATCCTATGAGGTATGGACGTTCGTCTTCTCGTACTCGTCCAAATGCTTTAAGGGCATGGTTCCCGAAGCATACGATGGACAATTTCAGGCTATGGCATGTATGGGAGAAGATCAATGTTTTGTCTTGGCGACCGGCGGGGCTATCTGGCTGGCCATTCACGTTGGTGACGAACAAGAGTAGGCCACAGGAGTTCAAGAGAACCATGCAAAATTCGCCTGGGCGACCAGCGGGGCTATCTGGCTGGCCATTCACGTTGGTGACGAACAAGAGCAGGCCACAGGAGTTCAAGAGAACCATGCAAAATTCGCCTGGGCGACCAGCGGGGCTATCTGGCTGGCCATTCACGTTGGTGACGAACAAGAGCAGGCCACAGGAGTTCAAGAGAACCATGCAAAATTCGCCTGGGCGACCAGCGGGGCTATCTGGCTGGCCATTCACGTTGGTGACGAACAAGAGCAGGCCACAGGAGTTCAAGAGAACCATGCAAAATTCGCCTGGGCGACCAGCGGGGCTATCTGGCTGGCCATTCACGTTGGTGACGAACAAGAGCAGGCCACAGGAGTTCAAGAGAACCATGCAAAATTCGCCCAGTAGAACAATGTTGCCGCGTTTCCTGATTGTCCCGTGGTGGATGGTCTTTGTCGTGCTTGGGGCGACAGCGGTCGTATCGGTCTCGTACTCCGAAGGCGAAGAACCTCAAATTGCGGAGAAAACTTCTCAAGAAAAACAAGATGTTGAGGTTCATGAGCCAGATACTGCGATGACTGAGGAGGGATCGCTCATTCAACAATTACAACATCGGCTCAAAGAATTAGATGAGCGGGAACAACGTTTGCAGCAAAAACAACAACGTATCGAAGGGTTACAACGTGATGTAGAAGACTTAGCTGCACGACAGGCCAAAGAAGCCGAACGTTTGCAGAAGAAAGCAGCCGAACTTGAGTCCAAGCGTCAGGGCAAAAAAAAGGATGATCCTTCCTTGAGACATTTGGTGAAAGTGTATGGCGCGATGGACCCTGAAGAAGCGGCTTTGAGGATAGAAAAGATGGATGAGCATCTGGCATTGGAAATACTGTCAGGCATTAAAGATAAGAAGGCTGCCGTGATACTGGCAGGGGTTAATCCCCAAAAGGCTGCGTCGCTTTCCCAGGGATTGCGTCGGTTTAACGCCATACCGAAAGAGTCGAGTCAGAAACAACGATAAGGACGAAAACAAGAACGCGTACCGCCGTGTGTGTATAATGGACAGTTTTCTTTTTCCTCTCATTCCCAACGAACCGAATATCGCGCCAAATACGGTGAAGACCGGTCCTAAGCCGTCTGGTACGAGTTCCGCATTGGATACAACCTATGAGGGTACGTTTCTTGATGTGTTAGGAGGATCTCAATCTGCCATCGACCAGAGCGCCATACTGTCCTCTGATTTCGATGGAGACAGCTTGCTGCAATTTACCGCATCCACGAATCAAGAGAATCTGGAGGACCCGCTTCTGCCGGTTTCATCTTTGGGTGATGGGGCTGAAGTCGTTCTGAGACAGGTCGATGCGGGATTCACAAACCAGGTTCTTGTACACATTCCAGTCAATGTGAATCCATCGCAGGATTTGCCTATTGACGTGACGCGAGCCGATCTGGGAGCGCAGCCTCCAAGTCGTATTCCTCAGTCTGTGCCGGTAACTCAGACTCCTCTCCTGACTATCGGTGATGAACCGAATGCATCTCTCCCTCCACAAGTATCCCGAGGGACAACGGAGGCGGGAACGCTTTCGCCGAGCACGGCATTGCTCCATTCATTGAATGAGGAGCCGGAAAGTGTGGCACGGCGCATCATCGCTTCTCCCTCTGAGCAATCTGGAAAGAATCAAGAATCCCGGGTACAACCTTTATTGAATCAGCCCGTTTCTCCGGCTGCTCACACGCTGTCGTTCATAGCGCCTGCGGGCTCGCCGTCGCCGGGAATCGATACAAATGCGCAACAGGTTCATGCTCAATTCGACGTGTCTTCCCAACTCAAATCGGATGTCAGCGCACACTTCCTTCAAAGCGGACTTTCTCAAGCGCGCGATGACCTATCCTTGCCTTTATCCCGGATTGATGGTGATGGAAAGAGCTCAGCCAGTCTTGGGATCTCAACGGGTGGAGAGTCGGGCGTCGGAAATGGAAGCAGTGGTCTTACGTTTGGAAGTCAATCCGGTCAGACTCACGGACAATTATTGGATGCTTCACCACATACTTTGAACGCGACGGGGCATGCTCATACCAGCGTGAGAGCGGGAAATTTTGACGAGCGCCTGAATCTGATCAATGCATCGGTGCCTCATCGATTGCAAATAGACGTTCAGCTATCTGAGACGTCTCGCGTACAGGTGGATGTGGGTGTTCAGCAACGACAAGTGTTCGCAGGCGTGCTGATGGATAATCCTGTGTTACGAAATTTGGCCATTCAAAATGTCCAGGACTTGGATCAGCAGTTGGGGCAGGCAGACATGGATCTGGAAGAATTTGACGTCCATGATGAGAATGAATATTTAAAAGGAGCCACTGATGATCATGGTTTCGCTCAAGGAGGAGCCTCTCAAAGGGCGAGACACGCCTCCGGGCATGAACATCTCACGGCCCCGCTATCTGAACGCTCTCAAGGCAGGCTTGGGCATGAACGGGGTTGGCATGTGGTGGCCTGACGTGACGAACAATCTCTTCAATATGTGAGTGTGCGTAGCTAACAAGGGAGTAGGAGAAATGGATGCAGTGACCTCATTGTTTGAGACGACGCCCCCTCCAGTCAATAATATTACGTCGGCCAATGTTCAGGAACTGGGGCGAGATGTGTTTCTCAGACTGCTCGTCACACAATTGGAAAGCCAAGACCCGACAAATCCAGTTCAGAATGAAGATTTTATCGCTCAATTGGCGCAGTTCACCTCATTAGAGCAAACGACGAACATCAATGAAAACCTGGAAAGTCTGATCGGGCAAAATGATCAACAGGCAAAGCTCGATTTGGTGAATTTGATCGGAAGAGAAGTCAGTGCTCAAGGCAATGTTATCCCCCTGAAGGACACGGGGGACGTTTCGCTCGCCTATGTGCTGGAGGAAACTGCCGCGAACGTGGGGATTGATGTAGTCAATGAAAACGGAACCGTGGTTCGAAGGTTCAGTAATCTCGGCGTGCAGGAGGCTGGCCCACACAATATCGTGTGGAACGGAGAAGATCAGAATGGAGATCGAGTCGATGCGGGTGTGTATAGTTTTCTACCCACGGCCGTGAATCGGGATGGCGGCCCGGTGGTCGCCAGAACATACATGCGTGACATCGTAAAAAGCGTGATGATTAGCGAGGAGCAGCCGCTGGTCACTTTGGAGAGCGGGAAAACTCTCCAACCAAATGAAATACTGTCGGTCCAAGCTTTGTAATTGATGTTCATCGTTGATAAGGCATTTTTCAGCCGTAGGAGGAATGAAAGAATATGGGTATTACCTCTGCATTTTTTACAGCCACTAGCGGGATTAATGCGACAAGTCGCGCACTGAGCGAGATCGGCAATAACATCGCGAATGCGCAAACGACTGGGTATAAAACCCGGACCATTACATTTGGTGATCTCTTTGGAGCTTCCATAGGCGGGGGAGGGACGACGAATGCTCTCGTCGAAGGTCGAGGCGTTCGTGTGCTGGGCATCGATCCGAGCTTTAGTCAAGGATCGTTGCAGACAACGTCCAACGCCTTGGACCTGGCAGTCGACGGAGATGGGTTTTTTCAAGTCGTCGATCCGAATGGAGACAATTTCTACACTCGAGCAGGACAGTTTGGGACTGATGCTTCGGGCAATATCACCAATCCGGCAGGACTGAAGTTGCAAGGATACCAAGCGGATGCGAATGGCGTGATCACCGGGACAATCGGCGATTTAGTCCTCACGACGACTCAACAAGTGGGCACTGTCACTTCTGTCGTTGACATGTCGGGCAATCTTAACGCTGGAGAAACGGCCACGACATTCGATATTGACGACCCGTTGACGACTTCGTCATTCAGCACAGGATTTCAGTTGTATGACTCCCTCGGATTTGGACATGGAGTGACGATGTACTTTACGAAAACCGCGAACAATGCGTGGCAATACAATATTGTAGGAAATGCCTCGGAGTTCACCGTGGTGGCAGGCTCCACGTCCTCGGACGGCAATAGTGATTTGATCGCGACGGGGTCACTGGGCTTTACCAGTGGCGGTCTGCTCGATACGGAAAGTGCCGTGACCTATTACAATTCCGGAACCCCGACGGGCATTACATTTACGAATGGGGCCGCGGATATACTCTCCGCTAACTTGACCTTTGACTTCGGCACCAGCGTCACGACGGACAGCGGCCCAGGGACCGATGGAATGTTGCAGCAGGGCGGGTCTTCTGTGATTCTTACGCAGTCGCAAAACGGTTTCGCGAATGGGACGTTAGCTGGAACTTCGATCGGAGAAGACGGCACCATCTCGGGCCGATTTTCGAATGGAACGACGAGAAACCTTGGACAGGTCTTGCTCACGAGGTTTAGTAATCCTGACGGATTGCAGCCCATCGGACGGAACCTGTTTATCCAAAGTGCCGACTCAGGGGATCCATTAGATGGGAGCCCAGGGACTGGGGGATTTGGGAAAATCTTCGCAAACACCTTAGAAGCTTCGAATGTCGATCTTGGAGACGAGCTCGTCAACATGATTACTATGCAGCGTGGATTTCAAGCCAACGCTCGAATCATCACGACGACCGACACCCTTCTGGGCGAACTGGTGAATCTGTCGAGGTAATCGCCGTCAACAGCAGATATACACGGCAATCCAACGAACGTGAGAGGGGAACGGGCAGACCGATTCCCCTCTTTTGTTTTCTTCCCTGAGTTCTTTGTTATAATCAGCAGTACTTACCTCGATTGGTGTTGGTCTCGTCTTTTTGTCTTCCTTTTTTCACTGTTTTCAATCGCATTATCCTTTTGTTTCACGAGATACGTTATCTTATCGCCCCGACCATGGTGGTCGCCAATGTTAAGCCTCTGTTCTTGGCCTGATCCGTCGCGGATGGTCAGGGAATTTGATTGTCCCTCATTGACTGAAACTTGTCGCGTTCATCTCTTGAAAAAGCATAAGCACGCGTCAAAATTTGCGACGAGCTGCTGGCGCTTTTGACAGGAGCACGCTGAGAAGGTGGGCAAAAAATGACTCTCACAGAATTTCTATGTGTCCTACGTAATGCTCGATGAACCGTCTCCCCCCGAAGCGACTGTGAAATAACGGTTATTTTGATGTTTGCTGGAGAGGAATCTTGAGGCTCAGGCAGGCAAAAGTTGCCCATAAAAAATATGGCCATGGCATGAACGTTGCTCGCTTACATTCCAAGGAAGTCGCCAAATTGGAAACCGTGAAAGAGGGCAAGCTATGGCTGAAGAAGAGAAAAAAGAAGAGGCCGATGTTGGAGGAGGATCGAGCAAGAAACTTATCTTGATGATTGTCTTGGCAGTGGCGATTTTAGGTGGTGGCGGTGCCGCCGCTTGGCTGATGCTGGGATCAGGTGGAGGAGAAGAGTCCCACGCCACACAGCAATCACATGATGAGGAGGCAGCAGACGGCCATGCTGCTGAACCAGGACCGATCGTTGAGTTAGACGGTTTCGTCCTCAATTTGGCGGATCGTGAAGAATTGCGTTACTTGAAGATGACGATCAAGCTTGAATTAGACCGGCCGGAAGAAAAAACGGATTTTCCGAGCAAAGTTCCCGCGATCAGAGACTCTCTGCTGGTGCTGCTCTCGAGCAAAGAATCTCACATGCTTCGCACGACGAATGGAAAGCGTCGTGTCCGGGAAGAGATCTTGGAACGCGTGAACGGTATCATGAAAAAAGGCAAAATCGCGAATGTGTTCTTTACAGACTTCGTGATTCAATAATACATCACGGAATGTCAGTGGTGAGTCATGCATATCGAACATAGATGGCTTTTTCTCTAACCAAGAATTGATATCTTTACTTTTGCTTCGAAATTAAATGGAAAAAATTCTCTCACAAGATGAAGTCGATGCGCTCCTGCGCGGGGTTTCTGGCGGAGATGTCGAAGAAGCCCCTCCTGAGGTCGAAGAACCGACAGACGGCCCTGTCCCGTATGATCTTGGCAATCAAGAGTGGATTGTTCGCGGGCGCATGCCCACGCTTGATGTCATTCATCAGCAATTTTCACGGCTCTTCCGTATCTCCTTGGGGGAAGTTCTTCGGAAGACGATCGAAGTTACGGTCACGAATCAATCGGTGCTCAAATTCAGCGAGTTTACTCGCCGCTTGCCGGTGCCGGCCTACCTGCAAATCATTTCTCTGGAGCCGCTTCGTGGATACGCGATGGTCGCAACCGACGCGGCAACCGTCTATCTGCTCGTCGACCACTTTTTTGGAGGGATGGGGCAAACTCATGTCAAGCCTGAAGGCCAGGATTTTACGCTGATCGAACAGCGTATTATGCGAAAGGTCATGCTCATGGGGTTGGCCAACCTTGAGAAAGCGTGGGAACCGGTCCATAAGGTGATGATTAAAGCCGTTCGTGCAGAAATGAACCCGCAATTGGCTTCGATTGTGTTGCCATCCGACATCGTCATCGTGATCACCATCGGGATCGAATTGGGTGATGCGGTTGGAGATCTGCATTTGTGTATACCCTATGCGATGCTTGAGCCACTACGCGAGCGTCTTCAAGTCAGCTTCCAGAGCGATTTTTATGAAGTCGATCAAGGCTGGGTTCGTCGATTTTCCGACCGGATTCGCGAAACCTCCGTCACGATGTCGGTTCATCTTGGTTCGACGAGAATTTCTGTAGAGGACCTGATGAATTTTTCGGCGGGAGACGTCATCGTTCTGGAACAGGCGACGGATACCCCTCTCGTGGCGACGATAGAAGGCGTTCCCAAATTTTATGGTTATCCTGGTGTCACGAAGGCTTCTCAATCCTTTCAAATCGAGTCCATGATTACGACCAAAGATTGAAGAGGAGAGTAGATGAATCAGGAATTCCGACAGGGTGAAAGACCGGACAATCAAGGCAGATCGCTGGCTGAACATTCTTTGAAAAGGAAACAATGGCATGAGTGAAGAACCCGATGATTCATTTGACCCGGAGATGGACGCTGAAGCGGAAATGGCCAAAGCCATGGCGGAAGCTGAGGCGACTCAAGCCGTGCAGCCGGTCAACGCGGCTCAACCACCAGCAACCACGAGCCTGCCAGCCACGAGTCGCGAAGAATTCAATGATGCCAATCTGGATCGTATCCTAGATATTCCCCTGATGATTTCCGCGCAGCTGGGGAGCGCGCGAATGTTAATCAAAGAGTTGCTCCAATTAGGACCAGGTTCTGTGGTTGAGTTGGATAAATTGGCGGGAGAGCCGTTAGAGGTGTTGGTGAACGAGAAACTGGTGGCGCGCGGGGAAGTGGTCATGGTGAATGAAAAATTCGGCATACGGCTCACCGATGTCGTCAGTCAAACGGAACGTGTCAATCATCTTTCCTGAGCGAGAACGCCTTGCGTGAAACGCGTCAGTCATGTCAAACCGGTCGTGACGGAGCTATGCGTGACAACCAACGAACCGTGAGCTGATTCATGGATTTTGCGGATCAAGCCTTGAAAATGGCCGGAGCGTTAGCGGTAGTCGTGACGGCGCTCTTGAGCGGCACGTATCTCGTGAAGCGGTTTCTTGGGGACTCTTGCATGAGTTTTGGGAAAACCATGGTGCGACTGTTAGGGGGATTACGGTTGGGTCAGGGCAAGTCCATCATGCTGGTTGAAGTCGCGGGAGAAGTCCTGGTCCTTGGGGCAACGGCTCGAGATCTTACTCTCCTGACTCGCGTCACCGAGGCATCGCGAGTGGAGAAACTTCGTTCGCATGCTACCCGTTCCATCGGGGCGTTTGACCTGTTGTACGCGGGACGATGGGGACGCTCGACGAACGAGACTCCTGGAATACAGGAAAACCATGAGCCCGCCAACGTGAATCTTTCGACGCCATCAAACATTGCATGAGTCATCGATGAACACCATGAACAGCCCGCGCTCTCTTCTTAGACGCCCGATTCGCTGGAACCCGTATCCTATCGTCTTGGTGAGTTGTATCCTTGGGTTCTGGTTGGGGGTTCCAACTACCTACGCACAAGGTACGCAAGATCCATTGTTGACGTTTCAATTGTCTGGAGGGGAAGGAACTGAGCCTTGGACGATCGGTATCAAGATCCTGGTGCTCCTTACCGTCTTGTCGCTGGCTCCGGCTCTGTTGACGCTTTTAACCTCATTCACCAGACTCGTGATCGTGCTCGGCTTGTTGCGGCAAGCCATGGGCACCATGCATGCCCCTCCCAATCAAGTGGTGATTGGAATGGCTTTGTTCATGACCCTGTTCATCATGATGCCGGTTTGGGAGGAAATCCGGGTTGAGGCGATCAATCCCTATCTTGAGCAGCGAGTGGAGCAAGATGTCGCCATGGAGCGGGCGATTACGCCAATACGAGAATTTATGTTACGGCAGGTTCGTGAAAAGGACTTGACTCTCTTCGTTGAGATGGCTGGCTTGAAAGATCTCCGGAGTTCTGAAGATGTGCCGCTCCATGTCCTGATTCCCGCATTTGTCACGAGTGAACTGCGGACGGCTTTTCAGATCGGGTTTCTCATCTACGTCCCATTTTTAGTCATTGACATGATCGTCGCAAGCATTCTGATGTCTATGGGCATGATGCTGCTCCCGCCAATTATGATCTCTCTTCCTTTTAAGCTCGTGTTATTTGTATTGGCCGATGGATGGTTTTTGATCGTGGGTTCTCTCATGAAAAGCTTTCAGTAAAGGCGTGAGATGAAAGACGGCACACGTCAGAAGCGTCAGGGAAGGCCCGTTTTGACACCTGGCGTGTTCGGTTTTCCATCCGAGGTTTCACGGATCATGAGCTGT
The genomic region above belongs to Nitrospirales bacterium and contains:
- a CDS encoding FliI/YscN family ATPase, encoding MNLPCLLPLLNDIHPVTIYGKVVNAIGLTIEGTGPHVALGQNCRILNRAGATVTEAEVVGFRHNRVMLMPFGEMQGIGPGDKIRYDCRPSRVEVGPGLLGRVLDGLGRPIDGRGPIPFVETYSLTGNIPSPLERDRISQPMDLGIRSMNALSTCGVGQKLGIFAGSGVGKSVLLGMISRHATADINVIALIGERGREVKEFIERELGQESLQRSIVIAATSDQSPLVRLRGASIATAIAEYFRDQGRHVLLMMDSVTRLAHAQREIGLAVGEPPTAKGYPPSVFHLLPKILERVGPARGGSITGLYTVLVDGDDLTDPIADAVRAILDGHIVLSRSLASQGHFPAIDVLGSLSRVMSDVVSSEHVDAARAFLEIMAVYKNSEELINLGAYQPGSNRKLDVAIAMHEPFQEFLAQKRDVRIGLAASLENLRQVLQHARKMASGKMKGTP
- the fliM gene encoding flagellar motor switch protein FliM, producing MEKILSQDEVDALLRGVSGGDVEEAPPEVEEPTDGPVPYDLGNQEWIVRGRMPTLDVIHQQFSRLFRISLGEVLRKTIEVTVTNQSVLKFSEFTRRLPVPAYLQIISLEPLRGYAMVATDAATVYLLVDHFFGGMGQTHVKPEGQDFTLIEQRIMRKVMLMGLANLEKAWEPVHKVMIKAVRAEMNPQLASIVLPSDIVIVITIGIELGDAVGDLHLCIPYAMLEPLRERLQVSFQSDFYEVDQGWVRRFSDRIRETSVTMSVHLGSTRISVEDLMNFSAGDVIVLEQATDTPLVATIEGVPKFYGYPGVTKASQSFQIESMITTKD
- a CDS encoding flagellar hook protein FlgE, with the protein product MGITSAFFTATSGINATSRALSEIGNNIANAQTTGYKTRTITFGDLFGASIGGGGTTNALVEGRGVRVLGIDPSFSQGSLQTTSNALDLAVDGDGFFQVVDPNGDNFYTRAGQFGTDASGNITNPAGLKLQGYQADANGVITGTIGDLVLTTTQQVGTVTSVVDMSGNLNAGETATTFDIDDPLTTSSFSTGFQLYDSLGFGHGVTMYFTKTANNAWQYNIVGNASEFTVVAGSTSSDGNSDLIATGSLGFTSGGLLDTESAVTYYNSGTPTGITFTNGAADILSANLTFDFGTSVTTDSGPGTDGMLQQGGSSVILTQSQNGFANGTLAGTSIGEDGTISGRFSNGTTRNLGQVLLTRFSNPDGLQPIGRNLFIQSADSGDPLDGSPGTGGFGKIFANTLEASNVDLGDELVNMITMQRGFQANARIITTTDTLLGELVNLSR
- a CDS encoding flagellar basal body-associated FliL family protein, which translates into the protein MAEEEKKEEADVGGGSSKKLILMIVLAVAILGGGGAAAWLMLGSGGGEESHATQQSHDEEAADGHAAEPGPIVELDGFVLNLADREELRYLKMTIKLELDRPEEKTDFPSKVPAIRDSLLVLLSSKESHMLRTTNGKRRVREEILERVNGIMKKGKIANVFFTDFVIQ
- the fliP gene encoding flagellar type III secretion system pore protein FliP (The bacterial flagellar biogenesis protein FliP forms a type III secretion system (T3SS)-type pore required for flagellar assembly.), with the protein product MNTMNSPRSLLRRPIRWNPYPIVLVSCILGFWLGVPTTYAQGTQDPLLTFQLSGGEGTEPWTIGIKILVLLTVLSLAPALLTLLTSFTRLVIVLGLLRQAMGTMHAPPNQVVIGMALFMTLFIMMPVWEEIRVEAINPYLEQRVEQDVAMERAITPIREFMLRQVREKDLTLFVEMAGLKDLRSSEDVPLHVLIPAFVTSELRTAFQIGFLIYVPFLVIDMIVASILMSMGMMLLPPIMISLPFKLVLFVLADGWFLIVGSLMKSFQ
- the fliN gene encoding flagellar motor switch protein FliN, which codes for MSEEPDDSFDPEMDAEAEMAKAMAEAEATQAVQPVNAAQPPATTSLPATSREEFNDANLDRILDIPLMISAQLGSARMLIKELLQLGPGSVVELDKLAGEPLEVLVNEKLVARGEVVMVNEKFGIRLTDVVSQTERVNHLS
- the fliG gene encoding flagellar motor switch protein FliG; amino-acid sequence: MASGLSGYEKAAILLLAIGESAAIEVLKVLDQKDIRAIGAYLGGMVNVGQEEHKTVLREFVQVAGASGLSVEGKAYLAKILNSALGKDKARRILSSLNTSENAGFETLKSMDPASIANMLTYEHPQTSALLLSNLESDQSGQVLALLPAHKRDAIVYRMATTEEVSPNMLEELNGVLQDELRAGSSKNAVAVGGTGLVAEILNTVKRNVEGEIMSALEEKNAEIAEEIRSKMFVFEDLEDIDDRGMQEVLRDVSKEELILALKAVDDVLKEKFFKNMSSRAAESLKEDMESRGPVKLSDVEAAQQNILKIVQKMASEGRVVLGGKGEEQMV
- a CDS encoding flagellar biosynthetic protein FliO gives rise to the protein MDFADQALKMAGALAVVVTALLSGTYLVKRFLGDSCMSFGKTMVRLLGGLRLGQGKSIMLVEVAGEVLVLGATARDLTLLTRVTEASRVEKLRSHATRSIGAFDLLYAGRWGRSTNETPGIQENHEPANVNLSTPSNIA
- a CDS encoding flagellar FliJ family protein, yielding MNWSTLLRFRKQVEDVIREEVVMAELEQSREETKTAQLRSEMNRLSEDIDRSLRTGISTIFLEQRFRWLEESGSALEVQANCMQEWNRKLAELRKRLKAAYHARRIVEIVIEKKETAYMRKLARDEQMLMEEVTAHKYADVMVNE